Proteins found in one Oncorhynchus gorbuscha isolate QuinsamMale2020 ecotype Even-year linkage group LG15, OgorEven_v1.0, whole genome shotgun sequence genomic segment:
- the LOC123998003 gene encoding amyloid beta precursor like protein 1-like isoform X1, whose amino-acid sequence MGHTVLPILMAVLSHCMWGNVEALAVAEVNGPGPLVAEPQIAMFCGRQLLHMNPETGQWEPDPQGRQGCFTEPNQILSYCQEMYPALQISHVEESSSPVTIPAWCKKGWGHCQTRPFIVMPYRCQVGEYVSEALLVPDRCRFLHQEQMDVCESYVYWHNIAKEACTADSLELHSYGMLLPCSDRFRGVEYVCCPGRGGSSGRGETEGGDVLPAGPQALTPQVKVNTGVKVTTPTTSPSPDTDVDAADMEEEDDEMVEEDEQVVEEEEAVEDEEEEEDEEEEEEQQQEVEEAAAVKEEYEYSIDSGPYQASDYTDSFYYEKGQGQTGRNPSTSPPQTRGDSLPTPHPTDGVDVYFEMPGDDSEHANFLRAKMDLEERRMKRINEIMKEWAEADNQSKNLPKSDRQALNEHFQSVLQTLEEQVAGERQRLVETHLARVVATLNNNRRLALESYLTAVQAEPPQPEQVLQSLKRYMAAEQKDRRHTLRHYQHIEAVDPQKAEQMKFQVYTHLHVIEERMNQSLALLYKVPALAEELHDDIQELVKAERGDISELMTTSFSETRTTEELLPAESEEEKDDEEEEERAFQNRPYPPRIDPQSNTKKASTDEYDYATSERSPTYEYEEKINTSLELKQVVFKSPEIQTDELQPDALETFNRGAMVGLLVVAVAIAMVMVISLLLVRRKPYGTISHGIVEQVDPMLTPEERQLNKMQNHGYENPTYKFFEQMN is encoded by the exons gcCTTGGCCGTGGCTGAGGTGAATGGACCGGGGCCCCTGGTGGCCGAGCCACAGATTGCCATGTTCTGTGGGCGTCAGCTGCTGCACATGAACCCTGAGACTGGCCAATGGGAGCCTGACCCTCAGGGCCGCCAGGGATGCTTTACAGAGCCCAACCAGATCCTGTCCTACTGCCAAGAG ATGTACCCAGCCCTACAGATCTCCCATGTGGAGGAGTCCTCCAGCCCCGTCACCATCCCAGCCTGGTGTAAGAAGGGCTGGGGCCACTGCCAGACACGCCCCTTCATCGTCATGCCCTACCGCTGCCAGG TGGGTGAGTATGTGAGTGAAgccctgttggttccagaccgaTGCCGTTTCCTGCACCAGGAGCAGATGGATGTCTGTGAGAGCTACGTCTACTGGCACAACATAGCCAAGGAG GCCTGCACAGCAGACAGTCTGGAGCTGCATAGTTATGGGATGCTGTTGCCGTGCAGTGACCGTTTCCGTGGGGTGGAGTATGTGTGCTGCCCGGGGAGGGGCGGGTCCAGTGGCAGGGGGGAGACCGAGGGAGGGGATGTTCTCCCAGCAGGACCCCAGGCCCTCACCCCTCAGGTCAAAGTCAACACAGG TGTCAAAGTGACAACACCCACCACAAGCCCCTCTCCTGACACTGATGTGGACGCGGCAGacatggaggaggaagatgatgagATGGTGGAAGAGGATGagcaggtggtggaggaggaggaggcagtagaagatgaggaggaggaggaggatgaagaggaggaggaggaacagcagCAGGAGGTTGAAGAAGCagcagcagtgaaggaggagtaTGAGTACTCCATTGACTCTGGCCCCTACCAGGCTTCTGACTACACAGACTCCTTCTACTATGAGAAAGGCCAGGGTCAGACTGGTCGCAACCCCTCCACATCCCCACCCCAGACCAGGGGAGACAGCC TACCCACCCCTCACCCCACAGATGGCGTGGATGTTTACTTCGAGATGCCAGGGGACGACAGCGAACACGCCAACTTCCTGCGTGCCAAGATGGACCTGGAGGAGCGGCGAATGAAACGCATCAATGAG ATCATGAAGGAATGGGCTGAGGCTGACAACCAGTCCAAGAACCTGCCCAAGTCTGACCGCCAGGCCCTTAATGAG caTTTCCAGTctgtgttgcagactctggaggagcaggtggcaggggagagacagaggctggTGGAGACCCATCTGGCCCGCGTGGTAGCCACCCTCAACAACAACCGCAGACTGGCCTTGGAGAGCTACCTGACCGCTGTGCAGGCCGAGCCCCCTCAG CCGGAGCAGGTGCTGCAGTCTCTGAAGCGATACATGGCAGCAGAGCAGAAGGACCGCAGACACACTCTGAGACACTACCAGCACATTGAGGCCGTCGACCCCCAGAAAGCTGAGCAGATGAAGTTCCAG GTCTACACCCACCTCCATGTGATTGAGGAGAGGATGAACCAGAGCTTGGCATTACTCTACAAGGTCCCTGCCTTGGCTGAGGAGCTGCACGATGATATCC AGGAGCTGGTGAAGGCGGAGCGAGGAGATATCAGTGAGCTCATGACCACTTCCTTCTCTGAGACGCGCACCACCGAGGAGCTGCTTCCTGCCGAGAGTGAGGAGGAAAAGgatgacgaggaggaggaggagagagcctTCCAGAACAGGCCCTACCCACCTCGCATCG ACCCACAGTCCAACACTAAGAAAG CCTCTACAGATGAGTATGACTATGCCACATCTGAGAGAAGCCCCACATATGAATATGAGGAGAAA ATTAACACCTCTCTAGAGCTCAAGCAGGTGGTCTTCAAGTCTCCTGAGATCCAGACCGATGAACTG CAACCAGACGCCCTGGAGACGTTCAACCGCGGGGCCATGGTGGGGTTGCTGGTGGTTGCCGTGGCCATCGCCATGGTGATGGTGATCAGTCTGTTGCTGGTGCGCAGGAAGCCGTATGGCACCATCAGCCACGGCATCGTGGAG CAGGTTGACCCCATGCTGACCCCAGAGGAGCGCCAACTAAACAAGATGCAGAACCACGGCTACGAAAACCCCACCTACAAATTCTTTGAGCAAATGAACTGA
- the LOC123998003 gene encoding amyloid beta precursor like protein 1-like isoform X2, whose product MGHTVLPILMAVLSHCMWGNVEALAVAEVNGPGPLVAEPQIAMFCGRQLLHMNPETGQWEPDPQGRQGCFTEPNQILSYCQEMYPALQISHVEESSSPVTIPAWCKKGWGHCQTRPFIVMPYRCQVGEYVSEALLVPDRCRFLHQEQMDVCESYVYWHNIAKEACTADSLELHSYGMLLPCSDRFRGVEYVCCPGRGGSSGRGETEGGDVLPAGPQALTPQVKVNTGVKVTTPTTSPSPDTDVDAADMEEEDDEMVEEDEQVVEEEEAVEDEEEEEDEEEEEEQQQEVEEAAAVKEEYEYSIDSGPYQASDYTDSFYYEKGQGQTGRNPSTSPPQTRGDSLPTPHPTDGVDVYFEMPGDDSEHANFLRAKMDLEERRMKRINEIMKEWAEADNQSKNLPKSDRQALNEHFQSVLQTLEEQVAGERQRLVETHLARVVATLNNNRRLALESYLTAVQAEPPQPEQVLQSLKRYMAAEQKDRRHTLRHYQHIEAVDPQKAEQMKFQVYTHLHVIEERMNQSLALLYKVPALAEELHDDIQELVKAERGDISELMTTSFSETRTTEELLPAESEEEKDDEEEEERAFQNRPYPPRIDPQSNTKKASTDEYDYATSERSPTYEYEEKINTSLELKQVVFKSPEIQTDELQPDALETFNRGAMVGLLVVAVAIAMVMVISLLLVRRKPYGTISHGIVEVDPMLTPEERQLNKMQNHGYENPTYKFFEQMN is encoded by the exons gcCTTGGCCGTGGCTGAGGTGAATGGACCGGGGCCCCTGGTGGCCGAGCCACAGATTGCCATGTTCTGTGGGCGTCAGCTGCTGCACATGAACCCTGAGACTGGCCAATGGGAGCCTGACCCTCAGGGCCGCCAGGGATGCTTTACAGAGCCCAACCAGATCCTGTCCTACTGCCAAGAG ATGTACCCAGCCCTACAGATCTCCCATGTGGAGGAGTCCTCCAGCCCCGTCACCATCCCAGCCTGGTGTAAGAAGGGCTGGGGCCACTGCCAGACACGCCCCTTCATCGTCATGCCCTACCGCTGCCAGG TGGGTGAGTATGTGAGTGAAgccctgttggttccagaccgaTGCCGTTTCCTGCACCAGGAGCAGATGGATGTCTGTGAGAGCTACGTCTACTGGCACAACATAGCCAAGGAG GCCTGCACAGCAGACAGTCTGGAGCTGCATAGTTATGGGATGCTGTTGCCGTGCAGTGACCGTTTCCGTGGGGTGGAGTATGTGTGCTGCCCGGGGAGGGGCGGGTCCAGTGGCAGGGGGGAGACCGAGGGAGGGGATGTTCTCCCAGCAGGACCCCAGGCCCTCACCCCTCAGGTCAAAGTCAACACAGG TGTCAAAGTGACAACACCCACCACAAGCCCCTCTCCTGACACTGATGTGGACGCGGCAGacatggaggaggaagatgatgagATGGTGGAAGAGGATGagcaggtggtggaggaggaggaggcagtagaagatgaggaggaggaggaggatgaagaggaggaggaggaacagcagCAGGAGGTTGAAGAAGCagcagcagtgaaggaggagtaTGAGTACTCCATTGACTCTGGCCCCTACCAGGCTTCTGACTACACAGACTCCTTCTACTATGAGAAAGGCCAGGGTCAGACTGGTCGCAACCCCTCCACATCCCCACCCCAGACCAGGGGAGACAGCC TACCCACCCCTCACCCCACAGATGGCGTGGATGTTTACTTCGAGATGCCAGGGGACGACAGCGAACACGCCAACTTCCTGCGTGCCAAGATGGACCTGGAGGAGCGGCGAATGAAACGCATCAATGAG ATCATGAAGGAATGGGCTGAGGCTGACAACCAGTCCAAGAACCTGCCCAAGTCTGACCGCCAGGCCCTTAATGAG caTTTCCAGTctgtgttgcagactctggaggagcaggtggcaggggagagacagaggctggTGGAGACCCATCTGGCCCGCGTGGTAGCCACCCTCAACAACAACCGCAGACTGGCCTTGGAGAGCTACCTGACCGCTGTGCAGGCCGAGCCCCCTCAG CCGGAGCAGGTGCTGCAGTCTCTGAAGCGATACATGGCAGCAGAGCAGAAGGACCGCAGACACACTCTGAGACACTACCAGCACATTGAGGCCGTCGACCCCCAGAAAGCTGAGCAGATGAAGTTCCAG GTCTACACCCACCTCCATGTGATTGAGGAGAGGATGAACCAGAGCTTGGCATTACTCTACAAGGTCCCTGCCTTGGCTGAGGAGCTGCACGATGATATCC AGGAGCTGGTGAAGGCGGAGCGAGGAGATATCAGTGAGCTCATGACCACTTCCTTCTCTGAGACGCGCACCACCGAGGAGCTGCTTCCTGCCGAGAGTGAGGAGGAAAAGgatgacgaggaggaggaggagagagcctTCCAGAACAGGCCCTACCCACCTCGCATCG ACCCACAGTCCAACACTAAGAAAG CCTCTACAGATGAGTATGACTATGCCACATCTGAGAGAAGCCCCACATATGAATATGAGGAGAAA ATTAACACCTCTCTAGAGCTCAAGCAGGTGGTCTTCAAGTCTCCTGAGATCCAGACCGATGAACTG CAACCAGACGCCCTGGAGACGTTCAACCGCGGGGCCATGGTGGGGTTGCTGGTGGTTGCCGTGGCCATCGCCATGGTGATGGTGATCAGTCTGTTGCTGGTGCGCAGGAAGCCGTATGGCACCATCAGCCACGGCATCGTGGAG GTTGACCCCATGCTGACCCCAGAGGAGCGCCAACTAAACAAGATGCAGAACCACGGCTACGAAAACCCCACCTACAAATTCTTTGAGCAAATGAACTGA